CCAAATTCTGAAATCTATAACTTTCATACACAGCTAACACAATTCAATGCTATTTTCTATTTCTCTTgcataatttttcaaatttgaacagAAGATATACTTAAAAAAGTACTCAATATTCAAAAGATCTAAAATATTTCCACTTTCAAATTCAACGTGCTTTGGCattcattttcaaaaaaaattatttataagATTACGGTGCGCAATTGTTAAGTTTACACGCGGGTCGTGCCCGTGCCACAACATTTTTTGCATCTGCAGTTGCGATTGTAATATAAAACACTTGTTCAATAATGGAGATGACCCATCATTAAATTGCACACGATACAAACTAAATAAATTCCTAATTTCATAACCATACAATGTTCGAAACTACAAATAAAGTCTCATACACATACGACAACTACATGAATAGGTAAAGCACATAAATAGTCCCGTAATAAAAAAAGTCTGTCACACACATAGTCCAATCATATATAGAGTCCATACAATTATAAATAAAACAAGCTAATCAGAGTCGCCTTCAATCAAAAGCTCTCCccaaccatcatcatcatcatctccattaTCTTGGACTACAGCTTTCCCCTTTCTTACCTCAATTTGGGACACTATGACTTCTACTTCATATGCATTCATTGACCACCACtcgtcatcatctccatcatcaaTAACGTGGTCATGCTCAGAAGCACTCTTCCCTTTGTCTTGCACTGCACTATTCCCTTGGTTATCGACTACAGGTGTGTCCACTACTTTTCCTTTCCTGTCAGACGGGTGATCCTGGGCAGGTAAGTCTCCTACAAGTGCCTTCATTGCCTCCATTTGAGTAGCTCTAACACCCAAAACCTCCGTGCTCGCGGATGACACATCCTTCTCAACGTTGGGCACCTTGTGTGGCAGATCGGCAACTAGGGCCTGCATTGCCTCCATCTGAGCCTCCTGAGCTAAATTCTCCATCTTTTCCATTTTTTCCATCCTCTTTTTAGCCTccaatttctgaaaatattcTTCCCATGAACACTTTGGGTGTTTAGCTTCCGGATCAACAGTAAAACCTTTCTTTGCTTTTTCCTCCCTTAACCTCTgcctctccatctcctcctccttctccttcttctcataATTTGCCAAAAGCTCCCTATCTGTGAGGGGCCGTGGGTACTTGctccggttcctcctccaatAAACAATGCAATCCTCAAGAGTCTCCTTTTCTACTGCCTTCTTTTCATACTCACGCCGTAGGTCTTGGAGTACAGGCCCGGATAGAAATGACTCAAGGGGTGACAGAAATGACTCAAGGGGCAAAGTAACTTGGTAATCCTTCCTTATCTTCAGTTTTCTATTTAAAGTGTCTCGAGATTTCCGAGGCTCTTTTGTTCTGCCCAATTGCAACATTAGCTCATACCGGCCTTCGAACCACTCacaatcacatgtccttccctccTGAAAAATTATTGAGAGCCAAACATTCAGAAATGTTAATATACCAAATACTAGCACAATGACATAATCATAAGGAGTTTCAACTTTGTGGTTAATATACGAACCCAATACTCTCCGTAGCTATTCCCACAGTAATATCCGTAGCTAAGCTCAGAAGGAACTACGCCTTTTGTGGCCAGAATACCACACTTGCATCGAAGACTAGGAGTAGTTGTACATGTCCATGGCTTCTTCCCACTCTCAAATTCTCGCACTTCCTCTTCTGTCGGCCAATGAGATCTAGGACCATAAATATACTCATTGAAGTCACATGCCGGCCATCCATCCTGCATGACACATAACATTAACGAGCATCTACTCATGCAAAATTAAAGAATCAATGCTACGCTACATGACACTTACTCAGTCTTTAGCGAGCATCTAAAAAAGGGAGTGAACTTTGGAGGGACACCAATATTAGGCCTTTGAAGTTTGGCACGAACACCGCAATGACATTTGGGAGGATTATTCACACAATATATAGCagcttcttgcttctcttcctctgtCATAGGTGGTGGATTTGGTGGGGGAGGGACCCATCGTCTAAACTCATTGTACGCCCATGACTCTGACCGATAATAAGGGAACAGCCGAATTCTAGGATCGAACTTATCCGGACCATCGATCCACTGAAAGAAAAAGCAGTGGCAATGATTCAATGAATCACTCCACTTGCATATGTAGAATGCTCTACCGGCCATCTTGGGATGCCTCGATTGCTTCACCTCTGCCAGCTGATTGCCCGGTTCACAACGACAAAATGGAACTGGAAGGGCAGGAGGGACTGGGGCATCCTCATCACACTCGGATGGGTACTGTCCACCACCAAGCAGCTTGTACCGGGCATCGCTCATTGCCATGTGCACTGCAGATACATAAATTCAATTGCCAtgtgaaataaaaaaacttatggaaacaaaaacaaaataattatggtAACAAAGTATATACTAATTAAGCATAATATACCAGCGCTCAAAATATAATATGTACATTCCTAAAACTATGGAATAAAATTACATGTAACTCATATTAACATCCCCACCACTCAATCctagaaatcatattaatcgatgcatgcacgtactacctcacgtccaaatcGAGAGCAGAGTACCATCTAAGTATCATCTAAAATCCTAATCATGATAAAACTATCAACAACACCACCATTTCTCATATCAAGAACCTAACCCTAATCAAAAAAACCACCAATAACTACTAATGCACACGGTTAAACGATGAGATATTAGGGgcaataccttcggggaaggGTGGGGAACGATTCCCCGTACTTTTTCCCCTCAAAAAATCcgattttgggggggggggatctaggggggtggcggcggccggcggcgaccctgGACGGGCTGTGGTCGGGGTGGAGCGAGGGAAGgaaagggagggtgggggagaagggccggcggcccaggacattggccttgtcgcgccagcccTCATGGCGCGACAGGCTTGTTGCgtcagtgcatgtggcgcgacagggagGGCCACGTCATCGCCGTCGCAGCGCAGCGCTGGCTCGGGCCGCCAGCGTGGCCacactgtcgcgccacatgcactggcgcgacagaggCTATCTGTCGCGCCATGAGGGctggcgcgaccaaacgggctacgccttgcaaataaaaaccaatacgggttaaacttaaaatattcttaaaaaaagattaaaaataaaaaaaatctccaaTACCTGCTGGTATTGTCCCTGTTATGTGGTTTGACCCAAGGACTAAGTATTCTAGACTTCTTGATAAGTTAGTTACTAAGCTTGGCAAATCTCCTTGTATGTCGTTCCCATCCAAAGTCAGAATAGTAAGCTGTGTACAATTCATCAACGAAGAGAGGAACATCCGGTCCCCGGCTTCAAGCCAGTGGTTCTGGAACAGCATCAGCTTCTGCAAATTGGGTAGGGATCCAAAAGAAGGAATAACTCCACTGAAGGAGTTCTGAGCTAGGTGGATAACTACAAGATTTGTCGCATTTGCTAGTGATCGAGGGATCCCTCCCTGAAAATTATTCTCAGACATTACTAGATTCTCAATGTTCGGGAGTGTGTTGCCCATGTTAGAAGGTAAAGTTCCTACAAGACCATTCCCTGCTATGCCTAGAGAAGTTAACAACGACAGGTTATAGATGGAGCTGGGTACGGTCCCAGAGAGATTGTTGTATGTGAGGTCGAGAAGATGTATGTTCGATAACCTCGCTAAACTTGCTGGGATACCTCCTGTCAACTGGTTCTCCGCTGCAATCAGGACCGCAAGCGAGGAGAGGTTCCCCAATGATGAAGGTATCTCACCGGATAAGCTATTTTCGGTCAGAGCCAGAAACTCTAAGCTGGCATAGGAGTTCATTAGCAAGGGAGGAATTGGTCCGGAAAGATTGTTCGTGTGAAGATCAATCTTCTGGATCAGTGAGCTATTGAGAAGGAAAGAAGAGATACCTCCTTCAAGATTGTTTTTCCTCATGGCGAAGATTTGGAGGCGAGAGCCGAGAGCACGATGCAAGCTCAGCAGGGATCATGCTGCTGAGGGCGTTGAAGCTGAGGTTGACGTACACGAGCCTGCGAAGCTGGCCCAGCTCTGGTGGCACTGATCCGCTAAGCTCATTGACTGGAAGGTGGATGTGTTCCAGATTGGTGAGATTGGAGATGCAAGGCGGGATCTTGCCGGCGAGGCCTTCTTCCTCCAAGCGCAAGGTGGTAACCCGGGGAGCCATCAGGCCGTGTCGCCACCGGTAGCGGCACACGACACCTTGCCAGCGGCAGAAGTGTAGTGAGCTATTGCCCCATGTGGTCAGGGCACCGGCGGGCTTTGACGTTGATAGGTGGGACTTGATGCAGAGAAGGGCCTCTTGGTCTTCAGTATCGGTGGTCTGGTTTATATTTGGCGCAGCAGCTGCTTTGCATGCACCGGAGAGGAGGATTAAGATGATGTGTAAGGAGAACATGATGCATATAGCATGTGAAGACATGGATGAAATGGCAGGGAGCTTATGAACTTTGTGAGACGATGAGTCGTGTTTGCCTTAATTTTGCAGGTGTGAGTGAGCTTATATAGTTGAAGTATTCtaccacccctttggacccctCCTTCTCTACCTGTAAACCATTTCCCCATAGGAGATGAAAGGGAATTGGAAATCTATATAGTCGAATTAATTTAATCCATAAATAAAGTTATTCGCGTTGAGCCGACACCCCACCAAGACCAACGAccatatttttggtttcacacATAGAGTATGTGTATTAGAGAGAGCTTGTAATATAGCTCTATATTAAATACAGTGAAGTGAACACCCACACTGTGCGCGAAATGGATCAAGAAAATCGAACAGAGTACATAGTGGCCGTCGACATTTGTGTGTCAGAATAGAAATTGCAGTCTGCAGAAGCGTCGAACCGAGATGAATAAAAGATTGGATGTACACAGCAAGAACACGGAGACGAGCAGGGTGCTGGCCCACGGGCAAGTGCAAGACCTGACGCATGGACTAAGATATGCGGTTTTTCTTAAGTGGTGGGTCCATCAACCTGTTGCAGATTTTGCAGAGCAAAATCTCCGAGACAATGGAGGCGCCTTAAATAATTAAAAACTGACGAACCATCTAAAACATTTTAAGGACACATCACCTACACCATTTTTGGCGGGCCAAGGGTATATATAGCGTTGGACGGTCAACCTCGCCCATGCCTGGAGCAGCTCCCATGATGATGCAGAGAGAGTGTTCGAGGCAAATATTTGGAAAACAGGGATTTTGGCCCTATCGAATCTTTGCACTGTAACTAAATCGACAGCCTGCAAAGCATGATTCTGGTTTGATTCTCGTGCTGTATTGATTCTTGTTGGCTGTAGTCATTCGCGTGTGAATGATCAAGACCGGAACTTtccatattttaaaaaaatttgtatcTGGTTTCACCTGTCATTAGCCTTAATAACCTCACTTGTTTATTTCATCCGAATTATTTGCTTATGGGACACAACTCAACAACAACGACCATGTTCATAGGCAATGTATGCTATGCAATCCATCTTCgtatgcaaactatgaaaactccaATCAGGACCACCGGATCAAGATCCAAGGGGCATGAGAGgggggtaattttacaattaaccgcccACCCTTGGATCagataatcacacttttgcaaatctctCCTCCCACTCCCCCTGCGCCCCCCTTGGATCTTGATCCGGTGGTCCAGATtggagttttcatagtttgcatacGAATGTGGTTTGCATAGCATATGTTGTCATGTTCATAAGCAAAATTGAGGTGATAAAGATCAAACCCAATTAGTTAGAATCTATTTCCCAACTACTTGATTAGTCTTAGTCCTGATGGTCTTCAGTACTCAAAAGGAATCTAGAGGAATGAAAATAGGCCAGACGATTTCATATGAAAAATTAACCTGCTCTTACCTCTATATATAGAAAGTGAATGGTAGCTAAAGTAGGCTAAAGATCGATTCCCACCATCGTGTGGGGGCATCTTGACAACAACGCGCACCATGTTATTGGAGGCAAGAATttagaatgaaaaaaaaataagcaGATGCTGCGAAAACTTTCGGCCGGCTTTGGCGAGAAATTTGGTAGCTGTCTTGTTCTTTAGTATCCGGGGAAGCTTTGTCCATATTGTTCGTCCACACGACAAGCATGGCTGAGCAGCAGTGCATTGTCTGCGAAGCGTATAGTAGCAGATAAAACGTGTGGGTGCTCTGAGACTTTTTGGCCTTGACGACGACGAAAGTTCAACTCTAACGCATATCATGAACTCTCGGGTCGTCGGTCTCTTAGgcgtggactcgagtcgtcacGCGCAGTCACAAGTACACCGTGTCAAAATTAGCCAGCAGTGTGATTACATGACTTAGGTGATGCGTTTTCATGTTTTGTCACCTTGTGAGGCCACAATGTTAGTCGGCAGCGTTACCGTGTGAATGGAGGGATACGTGCAACACATGGtaggagtgcttatatatagagagaggaTGGGTATAGCTGCTTAGAGATCGAGCATGTACatttacaaacaaacaaaagcaCTCCCAATACTTCAGGAGAGTTAAGATAGGATGGTGTCTTTTCCACCCAGAAGCCACCGGATGTATCATCATCTGCTACAACTTGCTGCCATCGTAACAGCGCTGATGCTAATTTGTCTCCAACTGTCGGCCGGCCAGCATGGTCGTCATAATCCCCCGGTATGCACATACTACGAATTCCGTAGATTTGAGTTATCCTTGCATGGTAAAACAACGTTAACGTTTGCACCCCATGTATATATATTCTGCTTTGCAAGTTCGCGAACTGTCAAAAACTCACAATATGCAACTCTTTCACATTTTTTCCTAATAAACCATTGGGTTCGCTAGATAACATATATCTGTGTACAGTCCACGAAATTCGCTGGTATGTACAGACTACAAATTCCGTAGATACAAGTTATCTTTGTGCATCCCCGGCCAACGATTTCACTCATACACCCCATGTATTTTCTACTTGCAAGTTTGGTGAACTGCCACAGAAACCCTCTATGTATAACTCTGTTACCTTTTTAAAACCATTATTGGTTTGCTAGTGGATAACATGTGTTTACAATTTACATAAAGGAAACACTAATAACCCACTCTAAGTACTCTAAGTACGCACTATCTATCCTTCTCACAGATGGCACAAAAAGTATAACGAGGTGTCTATGTGCACGCCTTTAATTTATAGGGATGCATGTATATATTCAAGCGTTTATATTTCACACAAATAGGAACTCATTTCTAGTTACCAAGTTTTCATGTATTTGATTGACCGCGGGCCACGATAGGCCGACCATTTTGGGTCCATTATATTAGGAAAGATGTGAAATTTGAGTCCCTATGGGTTTTGCGAGTGTGCCAAGTGGctgccactactacaaaaaaaacattaaccgaggcgggcaaaaaAACTTAACCGACGCATTTCGGGCAACTGCCTCCGACGTACCGTCACAGTAAATAACACATTTCCCGAGGTGGTTGCTTGCCagcctcggttaatcaaatagaaaaaacaaaaaaaaacctgtggacaggcccgccgagcccatccacggcgaggccgccgccaccgctgccgttCCTCCGCTCCGTcgggatccccccccccccccccccccgaggccGGATCCGCGAGCCCCGACCGGGAGCCCCAAGGCTGGATCCATCCTCCTCGTGCTcacgccgccgggccgccgcccctcctcgcgtccggatccgcctccccgccgctcattcgctgcctcggttaataaaaaatgactgcctcggttaatcgcaggcattaaccgagacggttttTTAACGTGCTTGCCTCCGAGGCCTTTTCAAAGTGCCTCGGtgaatcagtttttgtagtagtgtgctCCTCCTTTTATCAATAAGAAACCACAACATAAATGTCATCATCACAtaactacaaaaataatttttagagACTGATAAAACACAATTTGTAGGAGCAAATGTGGTACCCGCTCCTGCTTTCGCTCCTATAAATAGCTATTTGCAGGCCGGGTAACGAGTCCATCCCTAGAAATTGATTTCTAAGAATGGGTCATGCAGTCACCCATTCTTAGAAATGCGGGTGACGGCATGTCCCGTTCCTAGAAATTGATTTCTAGGAACGGGTAATGGCATTATCCGTCCAAAAAATAGTGGCCATTTCTAGGCACGGGCGATGCCACCATctgtttctaaaaatatatttttacggGCGGATGAATTTCTACAATAATGCTGCTCTGATCCATTTGTAGCAACGGATTATCTTTTGGACCGCCCCTAAAGAAAAATTGAGGCACCCCTCATTTTTTATAGTGTCAGAAGCTAAATTGGAAAAGTACATGATCTGAACAACGGTGCACTTGCcacattaattaattaattaattaactagTTAGTACTTCTGCTTGTTTTTTATGTGATTATGTTTTCTTTACGTATACAAATTAAATATATTGTTTCTCGGGTGTCGGGTTTACAATTTGCCATTGCAAATCATCTCAAGATGTGCTCGACACGTTCCATAATGCCtttattgtataacaattttgtaaaatggtactccctccatcccaaaaaacaagtcatcctagAAATTCTAGGACAAATTAACAAGAAAGTAAAATGACTATGTAAACTCCTATTTATTAcccatatttggcactaattgattcaTGCACGCACATGCATtttctaaatagggtaagaTGACATGTTTTTTGGGATAAATTTTAAATCTTAAAGTGACTTGTATTTTGAGACGGAGAAAGTACGTGTTTGTGAGTtattatctatatatatatctcaTCTAATAGACCATATACTAATTACTGCAGGGTACAGGTGCGGGCCCTGATCCCAATTCTCCAGTTTTTAATCCTCCATAAGATGATGATTGATGAGAATACGCTAATATTTCTCGCTTCAGATATGGAAACCGTAGTAGATGAGGCATTTACACTGGTGTCTATCTATAACTACCAATCTATTGTATATTTTTCTTAGATATTCACAAAATGCCTTAAATACGTGAAGTTTGAAGTGTTATGATAGTAAAAAAAAACACGGCCGGGGGGAGGGGGTTGAAATGGCCCCactgtatttcattaagaggaagcgaccACGGCTTCTCCGACCGCGGAAAGACCCCCCGAACCCTGACCCATGCCCACAAGGGCCATGCCttacggcgagcacagcgaggaAGATTTTTTTACCCCTGCACTGCCACCAGGAAATTCGTCCCCTGCGGGGATCGAACCACGGCCGGCAGGCAGGGGGCGCTACTGAGCCCTGCTAGCCAGTCGGCCGGCAGGAGAAGTGTTATGATAGTAGGCGATCATGATAGCGAGAGCCTTATCGTAGCTTTGTCAATCTCAAAATTTGCTGGTTTAATTTCTTGAAGGTGCTTATAGGAGTATGATTGCATGCGAGTATGTGAAGGTTTGAGCTTGTATTGTGCTTAAAAAATGGTTATATTGTTACTGTATGCTTCTATCGTACCCTATTTATAAATAAAACCGAATGCAGATTACATGTGTACCAGGATCAGTTATTCATACACGTGACTATTACAAGAGTGAATCATAGCAAATGTTATTACATAAACTGTAGACTTCATTTTAAAAATGATCTGTTTGGTCTGAAAGATAAATACATAGATATATGGAAATCCCCAACATAATGAGACTCCATATCCACTGGTAGTTGACTGAAAGATAAATACATAGATATATGGAAATCCCCAACATAATGAGATTTCATTTTAAAAATGATCTGTCTGGATCGAAGTTCACCTCATCCGGTGGGTCTGGGGGATagcggggaagaagaaggggtgaGTACAACCAATTTTACTATATGTCGTGTATCAATATTAGGGATACCCGAGAATAGAGGAAGAAGTGCCATGTGTCCGGATCAGTCCGGGGGATTAAGCTGCTAAGCCTGCCTCGCCCGACCCTGGGGGAAAGaatccgcctcgcccgacccttgAGGACGGGCTCGCTTCCAGCTGACTTTGCGGGGTGGGGCCTGGCTGCGCCCGACCATCACGAGGAgcactccgcctcgcccgacccccctGAGGGACTCGAGCTCACTCGTCCACATAAGTGGGGCCCTCAAGGCTTCGTGCCATATATATCTACTGACCAACGAGGATGTGGATGACCATGCAGGGGACACACTGACAAAAGAATAGCGGAGCGCACGCCTCTACACACCTATGGATACGATGGGCTGTAGTGTAGAGGCATGCGCCACCCATATGGATCGCGCAGCGAGGACCTGGTGGCGTGCGCCTCTGACATCTGCACGCCTTGCGTGGCGGATTGTGCAGCAAGGAGGACCCGGTGGCGAAGAACAAAGGCGGTGACGACAGAGCCAATGGGGCCCACACATGACGGTGGAAGCAGCACCGGCGGAACAGGTGGGCCCCCATATCTGGGAAGGTGGCAGTGGGATTGCAAGAGATCTTCTCGTACTCCTCTTTGAGGCGCACAcacgatctctctctctctctctactcctTGATCTTGTACACCGGCCCTTTCCCTTGGCTTATAAAAGGGAAAGGGAGGCGCCTCGCACGGGCAAGTGGACATCCGAACGTAGACGTCTGACCTCGACCCAACTACGATTGTTCAAGAACACCCACATACGCAAAGACTCTTGACACCATAGATTTGGGACCTCGGCTCCCTTTCTAGCCTGTTTGTAACCCTCTACTGCAAATAAGTGCAAGATACACGAGCTGCCATGAACTACACATAGGGACATTCCGTCCGAACCAGTATGTGTGTCTTCTTTCACACACTATCTGAGTCAGACACGCAAAGCACAAGATTTACTAGCTAGTAGGTGGTTCTAATCACCAAAAGTTAGCGCACTAGGTAGGGGCCTTTTGCACATCTCGTTTGTTTTTTAGCCGGCTACGAATGGAAAGCCACGCTGGAGGATGGCTTCTCGGGCACACTCGTGTGTTT
The nucleotide sequence above comes from Panicum virgatum strain AP13 chromosome 3K, P.virgatum_v5, whole genome shotgun sequence. Encoded proteins:
- the LOC120699386 gene encoding uncharacterized protein LOC120699386 encodes the protein MSRCSLMLCVMQDGWPACDFNEYIYGPRSHWPTEEEVREFESGKKPWTCTTTPSLRCKCGILATKGVVPSELSYGYYCGNSYGEYWEGRTCDCEWFEGRYELMLQLGRTKEPRKSRDTLNRKLKIRKDYQVTLPLESFLSPLESFLSGPVLQDLRREYEKKAVEKETLEDCIVYWRRNRSKYPRPLTDRELLANYEKKEKEEEMERQRLREEKAKKGFTVDPEAKHPKCSWEEYFQKLEAKKRMEKMEKMENLAQEAQMEAMQALVADLPHKVPNVEKDVSSASTEVLGVRATQMEAMKALVGDLPAQDHPSDRKGKVVDTPVVDNQGNSAVQDKGKSASEHDHVIDDGDDDEWWSMNAYEVEVIVSQIEVRKGKAVVQDNGDDDDDGWGELLIEGDSD